From the genome of Rathayibacter sp. VKM Ac-2759, one region includes:
- a CDS encoding GNAT family protein, which yields MSIRRPAPTALTGRVVVLEPLTDEHVEPLHRAIARPEVFANGYGGGPAGLPESLEDFRAFVRRYYPWTTGNSYAVLLDGRVVGTTSLADFDEAKEAAHLGWTAYAPEVWATAVNPDAKRLLLGLAFDSGYSRVKLQADAANARSRAAILRLGAVFEGVLRHDQRRTDGSWRDTAVHSILVEEWPAVRDALDRRITSAR from the coding sequence GTGAGCATCCGCCGCCCCGCCCCCACCGCCCTCACGGGGCGCGTCGTCGTCCTCGAGCCGCTGACCGACGAGCACGTCGAGCCCCTGCACCGCGCGATCGCCCGTCCCGAGGTCTTCGCGAACGGCTACGGAGGCGGCCCCGCCGGACTCCCGGAGTCGCTCGAGGACTTCCGCGCGTTCGTCCGCCGCTACTACCCGTGGACCACGGGCAACTCCTACGCGGTGCTGCTCGACGGCCGCGTGGTCGGCACCACCTCCCTCGCCGACTTCGACGAGGCCAAGGAGGCGGCGCACCTCGGCTGGACCGCCTACGCCCCCGAGGTCTGGGCCACGGCGGTGAACCCGGACGCGAAGCGGCTGCTGCTCGGGCTCGCGTTCGACAGCGGCTACTCGCGGGTGAAGCTGCAGGCCGACGCCGCCAACGCGCGGTCGCGTGCCGCGATCCTCCGTCTCGGGGCGGTCTTCGAGGGCGTGCTCCGCCACGACCAGCGCCGGACCGACGGCTCGTGGCGCGACACGGCGGTGCACTCGATCCTGGTCGAGGAGTGGCCCGCGGTCCGGGATGCTCTCGACCGGCGCATCACCTCGGCTCGCTAG
- a CDS encoding ADP/ATP-dependent (S)-NAD(P)H-hydrate dehydratase: MSEIIDRALLERDWPLPALEGSKHARGDVVIVGGARKTPGAAILAGIAALRVGAGRITLCVAESVASATAVALPECGVIPLEESRSGSISGRGLAALEGELSSADVALVGPGLDDPKATAATLRALVPLLREVPAVHLDAFPLGVLPGQPRVARALAGRLLLTPNSEEGSRLLGADVDDLEQAAVAVARRYGAVVSLSNVIADPEGTVLRVIGEHPGLATAGSGDVLAGATAGLRARGAGAVSAAAWGAHLHTQADTRLAARVGPAGYLAREIPGEFPALLA, from the coding sequence ATGAGTGAGATCATCGACCGTGCGCTCCTCGAGCGCGACTGGCCACTGCCCGCCCTCGAGGGCTCGAAGCACGCGCGCGGCGACGTCGTGATCGTGGGCGGCGCCCGCAAGACGCCGGGAGCGGCGATCCTGGCGGGCATCGCCGCGCTGCGCGTCGGCGCGGGCCGCATCACCCTCTGCGTGGCGGAGTCGGTCGCCTCCGCCACCGCGGTGGCACTGCCGGAGTGCGGAGTGATCCCGCTGGAGGAGTCGCGGAGCGGCTCGATCTCTGGCCGGGGGCTCGCCGCGCTCGAGGGCGAGCTGAGCTCGGCCGACGTCGCCCTCGTCGGCCCCGGTCTCGACGATCCCAAGGCCACGGCGGCGACCCTCCGGGCGCTGGTGCCGCTCCTGCGCGAGGTCCCCGCCGTGCACCTCGACGCCTTCCCCCTCGGCGTCCTCCCCGGGCAGCCGCGGGTGGCCCGGGCGCTCGCGGGACGCCTCCTGCTCACGCCCAACAGCGAGGAGGGCTCCCGCCTGCTGGGCGCCGACGTCGACGACCTCGAGCAGGCGGCCGTCGCCGTCGCCCGGCGCTACGGCGCGGTCGTCAGCCTCTCGAACGTGATCGCCGATCCGGAGGGGACCGTCCTGCGCGTCATCGGGGAGCACCCCGGGCTCGCGACCGCCGGCAGCGGCGACGTCCTGGCCGGAGCGACGGCCGGCCTGCGTGCGCGCGGAGCCGGCGCCGTCTCCGCCGCGGCCTGGGGCGCGCACCTGCACACGCAGGCCGACACGCGTCTCGCCGCTCGAGTCGGTCCGGCCGGCTACCTCGCCCGCGAGATCCCCGGCGAGTTCCCCGCACTGCTCGCCTGA
- a CDS encoding histidine phosphatase family protein, translating to MASPRTTGPTELLLVRHGESTANIAASAAERAGALDIEVDRRDADVLLSPAGEEQARALGRWLAAEAAPVSAWTSPYLRASSTARLALAEAGLDLTLRADERLRDRDLGITDRLTTAGVRARFPEEAARREWLGKYYYRPPGGESWTDLALRVRSFLDHLDVAAPAGPVALFCHDAVVLIIRSVCEGLTERELLDIGASTPVANASVTRLVRDGQEWTLERFNHTAHLDRAGAPVTEHDDREAGEGDPHE from the coding sequence ATGGCTTCCCCCCGCACGACCGGACCGACCGAGCTCCTCCTGGTGCGCCACGGCGAGAGCACGGCGAACATCGCGGCGAGCGCCGCCGAGAGGGCGGGCGCGCTCGACATCGAGGTCGACCGCCGTGACGCCGACGTGCTGCTCTCCCCCGCGGGCGAGGAGCAGGCCCGTGCGCTCGGCCGATGGCTCGCGGCGGAGGCCGCACCCGTCTCCGCGTGGACCTCGCCGTATCTGCGGGCGTCCTCGACCGCCCGGCTCGCCCTCGCCGAGGCAGGGCTCGATCTGACGCTGCGCGCCGACGAGCGGCTGCGCGACCGCGACCTGGGCATCACCGACCGCTTGACCACGGCCGGCGTCCGCGCGCGGTTCCCCGAGGAGGCGGCGAGGCGGGAGTGGCTCGGCAAGTACTACTACCGGCCGCCGGGCGGCGAGTCGTGGACCGATCTCGCCCTCCGGGTCCGCTCGTTCCTCGACCACCTCGACGTCGCCGCGCCCGCGGGGCCCGTCGCCCTGTTCTGCCACGACGCCGTGGTCCTGATCATCCGCTCGGTCTGCGAGGGGCTCACCGAGCGCGAGCTGCTCGACATCGGAGCATCGACTCCGGTGGCGAACGCCTCGGTCACCCGGCTCGTGCGCGACGGGCAGGAGTGGACGCTCGAGCGCTTCAACCACACCGCGCACCTCGACCGCGCGGGCGCACCGGTCACGGAGCACGACGACCGCGAGGCCGGGGAGGGCGACCCCCATGAGTGA
- a CDS encoding zinc-dependent alcohol dehydrogenase, translating into MRALTWQGIEKVSVETVPDPRIQQPTDAIVRITSTAICGSDLHLYRLLGPYLDKGDVLGHEPMGIVEEVGSAITKLKVGDRVVVPFNISCGECFMCRRGLQSQCETTQVTEYGSGASLFGYTKMYGQVPGGQAELLRVPLADYNTVVVGTDLPDERYLFLSDIVPTAWQGVDYAQVPDGGSLVVFGLGPVGQFASRIGVHKGYRVLAVDPVAERRAMAARHGVEVFDLSDDIADQLRDLTDGRGPDSVVDAVGMEAHGSPMGSFAQTMAGLLPDPIARKAMDTVGVDRLAAVTASLDLVRRGGTVSLSGVYGGEADPLPLKSMFDKQVTVKMGQCNVKRWIDELLPLVEDSSDPLGVMDLVTHRAPLEDAPGLYETFQKKEDGCIKVVLQP; encoded by the coding sequence ATGCGCGCACTCACCTGGCAGGGCATCGAGAAGGTCTCGGTCGAGACGGTTCCCGACCCCCGCATCCAGCAGCCCACGGACGCGATCGTCCGCATCACCTCGACGGCGATCTGCGGCTCGGATCTGCACCTGTACCGCCTCCTCGGCCCCTACCTCGACAAGGGCGACGTGCTCGGCCACGAGCCGATGGGCATCGTCGAGGAGGTCGGCAGCGCGATCACGAAGCTCAAGGTCGGCGACCGTGTGGTGGTGCCGTTCAACATCTCCTGCGGCGAGTGCTTCATGTGCCGCCGGGGACTGCAGTCGCAGTGCGAGACCACGCAGGTCACCGAGTACGGCTCGGGTGCCTCGCTCTTCGGCTACACCAAGATGTACGGCCAGGTCCCCGGCGGCCAGGCGGAGCTCCTCCGCGTGCCCCTCGCCGACTACAACACTGTCGTCGTCGGCACCGACCTTCCCGACGAGCGCTACCTGTTCCTCAGCGACATCGTGCCCACCGCGTGGCAGGGCGTCGACTACGCGCAGGTGCCCGACGGAGGCTCGCTCGTCGTCTTCGGGCTCGGCCCGGTCGGCCAGTTCGCGTCCCGCATCGGCGTGCACAAGGGCTACCGCGTGCTCGCGGTCGACCCGGTCGCCGAGCGCCGCGCGATGGCGGCGCGCCACGGAGTCGAGGTCTTCGACCTCTCGGACGACATCGCCGACCAGCTGCGCGACCTGACCGACGGACGCGGCCCCGACTCCGTCGTCGACGCCGTGGGCATGGAGGCGCACGGCTCGCCGATGGGCTCCTTCGCGCAGACGATGGCGGGCCTGCTGCCCGACCCGATCGCGCGGAAGGCGATGGACACGGTCGGAGTCGACAGGCTCGCCGCGGTCACCGCGTCGCTCGACCTGGTGCGCCGCGGCGGCACCGTCTCGCTGAGCGGCGTCTACGGCGGCGAGGCCGACCCGCTGCCGCTCAAGTCGATGTTCGACAAGCAGGTCACGGTGAAGATGGGGCAGTGCAACGTGAAGCGCTGGATCGACGAGCTGCTGCCGCTCGTCGAGGACTCGAGCGACCCGCTGGGCGTCATGGACCTCGTGACCCACCGCGCCCCGCTCGAGGACGCACCGGGCCTCTACGAGACCTTCCAGAAGAAGGAGGACGGCTGCATCAAGGTCGTCCTGCAGCCGTAG
- a CDS encoding NADPH:quinone reductase encodes MRSIVYSSTGASSVLSLVDREPADPGAGEVRVRVVASGVNPTDWKARAGGDLAFDEVVPNQDGAGVVDALGDGVDGLAVGDRVWVHLAAHRRPTGTAQQWTVLPANRVVRLPDGVGFDLGASLGVPAMTAHRALTVHEHGPARLSPGALAGRTVLVQGGAGAVGHAAIQLAAWAGATVIATVSSDGKAALATAAGAHHVLQYPDEALAARILEIAPEGVEQIVEVAPAQNAALDVEVLANHGSIGYYANNNGDDFSVPIVASFAKNARWQGLLLYTVGDEALQAAAEDITAALEDGALPVGESAGLPLTWFPLEETAAAHDAVEAGVTGKVLIRVSDEA; translated from the coding sequence ATGAGATCGATCGTCTACTCCTCCACCGGCGCCTCCTCCGTCCTCTCGCTCGTCGACCGCGAACCGGCCGACCCCGGGGCCGGTGAGGTGCGCGTGCGCGTGGTCGCCTCCGGTGTGAACCCCACCGACTGGAAGGCGCGCGCGGGAGGCGACCTGGCCTTCGACGAGGTCGTGCCGAACCAGGACGGCGCAGGAGTCGTCGACGCGCTCGGCGACGGCGTCGACGGCCTGGCCGTGGGCGACCGCGTCTGGGTGCACCTCGCCGCTCACCGCCGGCCCACGGGCACCGCGCAGCAGTGGACCGTGCTGCCCGCGAACCGCGTCGTCCGCCTGCCGGACGGCGTGGGCTTCGACCTGGGCGCGAGCCTCGGAGTCCCCGCGATGACCGCCCACCGGGCGCTGACCGTGCACGAGCACGGGCCCGCGCGCCTGTCGCCCGGCGCGCTCGCGGGCCGCACCGTCCTCGTGCAGGGCGGTGCGGGAGCCGTCGGGCACGCGGCCATCCAGCTCGCGGCCTGGGCCGGGGCGACCGTGATCGCCACCGTCAGCAGCGACGGCAAGGCCGCGCTCGCCACGGCGGCCGGCGCGCACCACGTCCTGCAGTACCCCGACGAGGCGCTCGCCGCGCGGATCCTCGAGATCGCGCCCGAGGGCGTCGAGCAGATCGTCGAGGTCGCGCCCGCGCAGAACGCGGCGCTCGACGTGGAGGTGCTCGCGAACCACGGCAGCATCGGCTACTACGCGAACAACAACGGAGACGACTTCTCGGTCCCGATCGTCGCGAGCTTCGCGAAGAACGCTCGCTGGCAGGGGCTGCTGCTCTACACGGTCGGCGACGAGGCCCTGCAGGCCGCCGCGGAGGACATCACCGCCGCCCTCGAGGACGGCGCTCTGCCCGTCGGCGAGTCCGCCGGCCTGCCGCTCACCTGGTTCCCCCTCGAGGAGACCGCGGCCGCCCACGACGCCGTCGAGGCGGGCGTGACCGGCAAGGTCCTCATCCGCGTCTCCGACGAGGCCTGA
- a CDS encoding CsbD family protein, whose protein sequence is MGLDDKIKNAAQDIAGKAKEALGDHKNDDSLKAEGQKDQAAASTKKVGEDVKDVFK, encoded by the coding sequence ATGGGGCTCGATGACAAGATCAAGAACGCCGCTCAGGACATCGCCGGCAAGGCGAAGGAAGCCCTGGGCGACCACAAGAACGACGACAGCCTGAAGGCCGAGGGCCAGAAGGACCAGGCCGCGGCGTCGACCAAGAAGGTCGGCGAGGACGTCAAGGACGTCTTCAAGTAG
- a CDS encoding ATP-dependent DNA ligase, with the protein MGRLIYDSTLEADFDDRLLAHLQIVIGSKLARNESFYFSWKDSQAVGDGRTSIWLHPAIPLRFKYHGGRAPAINPEWIRQLISDSHTAHGLRISEEPRGGSRQTEESVL; encoded by the coding sequence ATGGGTCGCCTGATCTACGACTCGACGCTCGAAGCCGACTTCGACGACCGCCTGCTGGCGCACCTGCAGATCGTCATCGGCTCGAAGCTGGCACGCAACGAGTCCTTCTACTTCTCGTGGAAGGACTCGCAGGCCGTCGGCGACGGACGCACCTCCATCTGGCTGCACCCGGCGATCCCCCTGCGCTTCAAGTACCACGGCGGCCGTGCGCCCGCCATCAACCCGGAGTGGATCCGCCAGCTGATCTCGGACTCGCACACCGCCCACGGGCTGCGGATCAGCGAGGAGCCGCGCGGCGGGAGCCGGCAGACCGAGGAGAGCGTGCTGTGA
- a CDS encoding alpha/beta hydrolase: MTRVKDLLRDAVWWAEDYAYAIAWQVRGFLSRRAPDDYLSGDLRPILVLPGIWETWSFLRPIIDPLHEHGHPLHVLTSLGRNGRPVVRTAEDVAAYLAEHDLRDVVVVAHSKGGLIGKYVMTELDPEGRVDRMVAVSTPFGGSRYAAYLPLKSLRSFSPRDATTLLLSGRLEANARITSVYGLFDPHIPEGSRLEGATNVRIETGGHFRILGDQGTLKAVVKAVSA; this comes from the coding sequence ATGACGCGCGTGAAGGACCTGCTCCGCGACGCCGTCTGGTGGGCCGAGGACTACGCCTACGCGATCGCCTGGCAGGTGCGCGGGTTCCTCTCGCGCCGCGCGCCCGACGACTACCTCTCGGGAGACCTGCGGCCGATCCTGGTGCTGCCGGGGATCTGGGAGACGTGGTCCTTCCTCCGCCCGATCATCGATCCCCTGCACGAGCACGGCCACCCGCTGCACGTGCTCACGAGCCTCGGGCGCAACGGCCGCCCGGTGGTGCGGACGGCCGAGGACGTCGCCGCCTACCTCGCCGAGCACGACCTGCGCGATGTCGTCGTGGTCGCGCACAGCAAGGGCGGGCTGATCGGCAAGTACGTGATGACCGAGCTCGACCCCGAGGGCCGCGTCGACCGGATGGTCGCGGTGTCGACGCCGTTCGGCGGCTCCCGGTACGCCGCCTACCTGCCGCTGAAGAGCCTCCGGTCGTTCTCGCCGCGCGACGCGACGACCCTGCTGCTCTCGGGCCGGCTCGAGGCGAACGCGCGCATCACCTCGGTCTACGGGCTCTTCGATCCGCACATCCCCGAGGGCAGCAGGCTCGAGGGCGCGACGAACGTGCGGATCGAGACGGGCGGGCACTTCCGCATCCTGGGCGACCAGGGGACGCTCAAGGCCGTCGTGAAGGCGGTCTCGGCCTAG
- a CDS encoding maleylpyruvate isomerase family mycothiol-dependent enzyme, protein MDSAAMFETSATAFLRLLERIGDDQWTDPGLGDWDVRGLAGHTARAVLTVETYLRADDPGRRTIDDAPAYYRALAGTVADPGEVARRGVEAGVWLGDAPGAAVAEALERATALVAEQPRGRLVSIGGHGIELDEYLRTRVLELVVHTIDLSRATGIPHALPAEAVEACCALAGALAARAGRAEELLMALSGRERLAEGFSVV, encoded by the coding sequence ATGGACAGCGCCGCGATGTTCGAGACCTCCGCCACCGCCTTCCTCCGTCTGCTGGAGCGGATCGGGGACGACCAGTGGACCGACCCGGGCCTGGGCGACTGGGACGTCCGCGGGCTGGCCGGTCACACCGCACGCGCGGTCCTCACCGTCGAGACGTACCTGCGCGCCGACGACCCTGGTCGGAGGACGATCGACGACGCCCCCGCCTACTACCGCGCGCTCGCGGGTACCGTCGCCGACCCCGGCGAGGTCGCCCGGCGCGGAGTCGAGGCGGGCGTGTGGCTCGGCGACGCACCGGGCGCGGCCGTCGCCGAGGCCCTCGAGCGCGCGACGGCCCTCGTCGCCGAGCAGCCCCGCGGCCGGCTCGTCTCGATCGGCGGGCACGGCATCGAGCTCGACGAGTACCTCCGCACCCGCGTGCTCGAGCTGGTCGTGCACACGATCGACCTGTCGCGGGCCACGGGGATCCCGCACGCTCTCCCCGCCGAGGCCGTGGAGGCGTGCTGCGCTCTCGCGGGCGCCCTGGCCGCGCGCGCCGGCCGGGCGGAGGAACTCCTGATGGCCCTCAGCGGGCGCGAGCGGCTCGCCGAGGGCTTCTCGGTGGTCTGA
- a CDS encoding phage holin family protein — MTDSSGAHRAGFGEPTPDQRAGSTSLGDLLGEVSRDLSTLIRQEMALAKAELKESAGKAGKGAGLLGGAGYAAIMAVLFLSIALWWALGTLIGNGWSGVVVAVIWGIVAAILYSVGRKSLKTIDGAPETVDSLKKIPETLKPNGAGR, encoded by the coding sequence GTGACCGACTCCTCCGGAGCGCATCGCGCCGGGTTCGGCGAGCCCACCCCCGACCAGCGCGCCGGCAGCACCTCGCTCGGCGATCTGCTCGGCGAGGTCTCGCGCGACCTGTCGACCCTGATCCGCCAGGAGATGGCCCTCGCCAAGGCCGAGCTCAAGGAGTCCGCCGGCAAGGCGGGCAAGGGCGCGGGCCTGCTCGGTGGAGCGGGCTACGCGGCGATCATGGCCGTGCTGTTCCTCTCGATCGCCCTCTGGTGGGCGCTCGGCACCCTGATCGGCAACGGCTGGTCCGGGGTCGTCGTCGCCGTCATCTGGGGCATCGTCGCCGCGATCCTGTACTCCGTCGGGCGCAAGAGCCTGAAGACCATCGACGGGGCCCCGGAGACGGTCGACTCCCTCAAGAAGATTCCCGAAACCCTCAAGCCGAACGGGGCAGGACGATGA
- a CDS encoding NAD-dependent epimerase/dehydratase family protein — MRIAIVGATGNLGTALLRRLQGEPSVEEIVGVARRAARPESPEYRDVHWAEVDVASSEAPRRLREAFAGMDAVVHLAWALQPSHDEPFQRLVDVGGTAAVLEAAAAAGVGQVAVASSVGAYSAAPKTIRVDESWPTGGLHTSTYSRHKAANERALDAFEAAHPEVVVTRLRPGLVFQRGAATEIAGLFAGPRYPTRWLRALKPPVLPLPKSLIFQGVHADDVADAFWRVLDQRAGGAFNVAAEPVLTPQRLADAFGARLVTVPFGLLRSIVTATWHLRLQRTDAGWLDIAGNVPVMSTERARTVLGWEPTVTAEEALAELVAGLGDRATVAGSPPLRG, encoded by the coding sequence ATGCGCATCGCGATCGTCGGGGCGACCGGCAATCTGGGCACGGCACTGCTGCGGCGGCTCCAGGGCGAGCCGTCGGTGGAGGAGATCGTCGGGGTCGCGCGCCGCGCCGCACGGCCGGAGTCGCCGGAGTACCGCGATGTCCACTGGGCCGAGGTGGACGTGGCGTCGAGCGAGGCGCCGCGGCGGCTCCGCGAGGCGTTCGCGGGGATGGATGCGGTCGTGCACCTCGCGTGGGCGCTGCAGCCGAGCCACGACGAGCCGTTCCAGCGGCTGGTCGACGTCGGAGGCACCGCCGCGGTGCTCGAGGCCGCTGCGGCGGCGGGAGTGGGCCAGGTGGCCGTCGCGTCCTCGGTCGGCGCCTACAGCGCGGCGCCGAAGACGATCCGCGTCGACGAGAGCTGGCCGACCGGAGGGCTGCACACCTCGACCTACAGCCGGCACAAGGCCGCCAACGAGCGCGCGCTCGACGCGTTCGAGGCGGCGCATCCGGAGGTGGTCGTCACCCGGCTGCGCCCGGGCCTGGTCTTCCAGCGCGGGGCGGCGACCGAGATCGCGGGGCTGTTCGCCGGGCCGCGGTACCCGACGCGCTGGCTGAGGGCGCTGAAGCCTCCGGTGCTGCCGCTGCCGAAGAGCCTGATCTTCCAGGGCGTGCACGCCGACGACGTGGCCGACGCCTTCTGGCGGGTTCTCGACCAGCGCGCCGGCGGGGCGTTCAACGTCGCCGCGGAGCCGGTGCTCACTCCGCAGCGCCTCGCCGACGCGTTCGGCGCACGCCTGGTGACGGTGCCCTTCGGTCTTCTGCGGTCGATCGTGACCGCGACCTGGCACCTCCGCCTCCAGCGCACCGACGCGGGCTGGCTGGACATCGCGGGCAACGTCCCGGTGATGTCGACGGAGCGGGCGCGGACCGTCCTCGGCTGGGAGCCGACCGTCACCGCGGAGGAGGCGCTCGCCGAGCTGGTCGCCGGGCTGGGCGACCGCGCCACCGTCGCGGGCTCGCCGCCGCTGCGCGGCTGA
- a CDS encoding alpha/beta fold hydrolase — MPLPRRDPSVRHVIDGVELRSYATGRSDARRTFLLIHGIGMSHHTFSQLAVHLREHGRVIAVDLAGFGSNRMPRQRVGIADHARLLARVLEDRGVPSAIVVGHSMGSQVAVELAVRSPELVDGVVLIGPVVDPERPTALQQGLALARDTLGEPLPVDLLVFADYVRGGVRWYLRQLPEMLHYPIQRRLAAVTRPVLVVRGHDDPVGTRDWCERLVAHAADGRLLEMRSSRHVVPRTEAEPLARALGRFADDLEGAVVR; from the coding sequence ATGCCCCTCCCCCGACGCGATCCCTCCGTGCGCCATGTGATCGACGGGGTCGAGCTGCGCTCCTACGCCACCGGCCGCTCCGACGCCCGTCGCACCTTCCTGCTGATCCACGGGATCGGGATGTCGCACCACACGTTCTCGCAGCTCGCCGTGCACCTCCGCGAGCACGGCCGCGTGATCGCGGTCGACCTCGCCGGATTCGGCTCCAACCGGATGCCTCGGCAGCGGGTCGGCATCGCCGATCACGCCCGCCTCCTCGCGCGGGTGCTGGAAGACCGCGGCGTCCCGAGCGCGATCGTCGTCGGGCACTCGATGGGCAGCCAGGTCGCCGTCGAGCTCGCGGTCCGCTCGCCCGAGCTCGTCGACGGAGTGGTCCTCATCGGCCCGGTCGTCGACCCGGAGCGTCCCACAGCGCTGCAGCAGGGGCTGGCGCTCGCCCGCGACACGCTCGGCGAGCCGCTGCCCGTCGATCTGCTCGTCTTCGCCGACTACGTGCGCGGAGGCGTCCGCTGGTACCTGAGGCAGCTGCCCGAGATGCTGCACTACCCGATCCAGCGGCGCCTCGCCGCCGTCACCCGGCCCGTGCTCGTCGTCCGCGGTCACGACGACCCGGTCGGCACCCGCGACTGGTGCGAGCGCCTCGTCGCGCACGCCGCCGACGGCCGCCTGCTCGAGATGCGCTCCTCCCGCCACGTCGTGCCGCGGACGGAGGCCGAGCCGCTCGCCCGCGCGCTCGGCCGCTTCGCCGACGACCTCGAGGGGGCGGTCGTCCGATGA
- a CDS encoding DUF3618 domain-containing protein: protein MTYDAASTDYSNKTPEEIRAEIERTRLELGGDVDALAEKVSPSAIAQRQTDKVKSAVGSVRDRVMGAAHDAGDSVSGGADSVKGAAGSVKGKAEGNPLAVGLIALGAGMLIASLIPASSAEKQAASKVKETAQPVVDKVTDAAKEAAGELREPAQQAFASVKETATDAAQNVKEAGASATDDVKDSAREAKHAVQENGQA, encoded by the coding sequence ATGACGTACGACGCAGCAAGCACTGACTACTCGAACAAGACACCGGAGGAGATCCGGGCCGAGATCGAGCGGACCCGCCTCGAGCTCGGCGGAGACGTCGACGCCCTCGCCGAGAAGGTCAGCCCCAGCGCCATCGCGCAGCGCCAGACCGACAAGGTGAAGTCGGCCGTCGGCTCCGTCCGCGACCGCGTGATGGGCGCCGCGCACGACGCGGGCGACTCCGTCTCGGGAGGCGCCGACTCCGTCAAGGGCGCGGCCGGATCGGTCAAGGGCAAGGCCGAGGGCAACCCGCTCGCGGTCGGCCTGATCGCGCTCGGTGCGGGCATGCTCATCGCGTCGCTGATCCCGGCCTCGAGCGCCGAGAAGCAGGCCGCGTCGAAGGTCAAGGAGACGGCTCAGCCCGTCGTCGACAAGGTCACGGACGCCGCGAAGGAGGCCGCAGGCGAGCTCCGCGAGCCCGCCCAGCAGGCCTTCGCCTCGGTCAAGGAGACCGCGACCGACGCCGCGCAGAACGTCAAGGAGGCGGGAGCGTCCGCCACCGACGACGTCAAGGACTCGGCCCGCGAGGCCAAGCACGCGGTGCAGGAGAACGGGCAGGCCTAG